In Candidatus Bathyarchaeota archaeon A05DMB-5, the genomic window CGAACTTCATTGAGAAAAACGTAAAAGTTGTGGTTGCCTAATGGAACAAAAGTCCAAACTATATGTGACGCTGCTTACTGGACGAACAATAGAGCAGGGAGTGGCAAAAGAACGCGGAAAAGCCTCAAGCGAATATGCAGAAAGCGTTTCTGTTTGTTACATGGACCCGGAAGATATGAAACAGCTTGGAATTAAAGAAAAAACTAATGTTCAAGTTTCAACAGAATACGGTTCTGTCGTGGTTAAAGCCTTAAAATCGCTTAGGGCTCCGCATCCGGGAATTATTTATATTCCTTATGGTCCATGGGCGAACGTTGTGGTCAACCCTGAAACGCATGGTATTGGTATGCCATCATTTAAGGGAATTCCAGCAGAAATCGAGCCAACGCCAAACGTGCCCGTGCTAAATTTGGAGGGGCTCTTAAAGAAACAGTTTAGGAAGGGTTAAAATGCAAGTAGTTAAGGCTGTAACTTGTCCGGTTTGCGGCAGCTTATGCGACGACATCGAATTAACAATAGACAGCGGGAAGATTGTTAAGGTCAAAAATGGCTGCGCCATGTGCGAATCAAAATTTCTGGGATACTGCGGCGAACACAGAATTTTGAAGCCGCTTATTAGAAGAAATGGCGAACTCGTTAAGGCTTCTATGAAAGAGGCTATTGGAAAGGCTGCTGAAATCCTAGCGGAAGCCAACTATCCAATACTGTACGGGTGGAGCTCAACAAGCTGCGAAGCAACACGAGTCGGGCTTGAATTAGCAGAAGAAATCGGCGGAGTAATCGACAACACAGCAGTAGTATGTCATGGGCCATCCCTTTTAAGCGTTCAAGAAGTAGGAATTCCATCCTGCACTTTGGGACAGATTAGGCACAGAGCAGACCTTGTTATCTACTGGGGAAGTGACCCTTGGAGTGCTCATCCACGGCACATAGAAAGATACACAGCCTTTTCTGAGGGCAGATTTGAAAAAAGCGAGTGGAGAGGATACTTAACAAAACTAAAAGCTCTAATAGGTAGGAAGAAAATTGAAAGCACCTTGAGAAGGCTTTTCCTCAAGAAAAGGCCTTCGGTTTCTGCGGCTCCAGAAGGCAAGGTTTGCCCGACAATTTCTAGAGCTGGGAGAAAATTAATAGTTATTGATGTTAGAAGGACTAAATCTGCTGAAATGGCTGACTATTTCATTCAAGTTGAGCCAAACAAGGATTATGAGCTTCTCCAAGCCTTTAGAAGCCTCATTCGCGACCAAGAACTCGATGTTGACAAAGTTGCCGGCGTTCCAGTGGAACATCTTGAAGAAGTTGCCGATGCAATGGTCGGGTGCAGTTTTGGAGCGCTCTTTTTTGGTGTCGGTTTGACGATGAGTAGGGGTAAGCTGAAGAACATAGACGCTGCGCTTTCTTTGGTTCGCGACTTGAACATGCGCACTAAGTTCATAATAATGCCGATGAGAGGACACTTCAACGTCACTGGCGCAAACACTGTTTCCACATGGCAGAGCGGTTATCCTTACGCAGTGGATTTTTCTCTTGGCTATCCACGTTATAATCCAGGCGAAACATCAGTTATGGACGTTCTTTTGCGCAGAGAGTCAGATGCGGCTTTGGTTGTGGCTTCTGACCCCGTGGCGAATTTTCCAAGAAAAGCGGTTGAACACTTAGTTGAGAATCCGCTTATTGTGATTGACCCTCACATGAACGCTACGGCTCAGATGGCTGACGTTGTTTTTCCATCAGCATTTGTCGGAATAGAAGCAGAGGGAACAGCCTATCGCATGGACCATGTGCCGCTTCCGCTCAAAAAGGTTGTCGAACCACCGCGTGGAGTGTTTTCAGACGAGGAAATTTTGCGGAGGATTCTCTCCGAGGTCAGAAAAATAAAGAAAGCCAAAACCACGGAGGAAGCGTAAATGGAACTTCTGATAAAGAACGGTTTTGTCTACGACCCTCTCAACGGCGTTAACGGCGAAAAAATGGACATCGCCATTAAAGACGGCAAAATAGTTGACAAAGTCAACGAGCGTAAAGCACGGAAGATTGATGCTTCCGGAATGATTGTTATGCCAGGCGGAGTGGACATTCACTCGCACATTGCTGGTTCAAAGGTTAACGCTGGAAGACTTTTGAGACCTGAAGACCACTTTAAGGATTTTGAACCCAAAACGCTTGTGACAAGGTCTGGTGTGGGCTATTCGATTCCCTCCACTTTTACAACTGGTTACCGCTATGCTCGGATGGGCTACACAACAGTGATGGACCCGGCGATGCCTCCTTTAGAAGCCAAACATACGCATGAAGAGTTTAACGACACGCCAATAATTGATAAGGCTAGTTATCCGCTCCTCGGCGACTGGTGGTTTGTGCTTGAATATTTACGCGAAGGAAAAATTGAGGAATGCGCAAGGCACGTGGCTTGGATGCTAAACGCAACGAAAGGCTACGCGATAAAACTTGTCAACCCCGGCGGTTTGGAAGCTTGGGGTTTTGGTCACAACGTTAAGGGTTTAGATGATCAAGTTCCATATTTCTGTATCACACCCCGTGAGATTATACATGGGTTATCAAAAGTGAATAAACTGCTTAACTTACCACACACAATTCACGTTCATACTAACAATCTTGGAAAACCTGGAAACTACGTTACGGCTCTTGAAACAATGAAATGCGTTGAAGACTTAGCCCTTGAGAATAAGCCCGTGATTCACATTACACATTGCCAGTTCTCTGCCTTTAAGGGTGATGACTGGCGAACGTTTGAGTCTGGAGCTGAAGAAATCGCAAATTATGTTAATGCGCATTCTCATGTGACCATGGACATGGGTCAAGTAATATTCACAGACACGACGACAATGACAGCGGACGGCCCCTTCCAATACAATCTTTATGAACTTAGCGGAAACAAATGGGTCAACCATGACGTGGAAACCGAAACCAGCAGCGGAATAGTCCCCTTCCATTACAAGCGCAAAAGCTACGTCCACGCAGTCCAATGGTCAATTGCCTTGGAACTAGCCTTGCTAATCAAAGACCCATGGAAAATTTTCATGACAACAGACCACCCAAACGGCGGACCATTCATCGCATATCCAAAAATAATCGCGTGGCTCATGAGCAAAAAAGCCAGAGAAAATACTCTAAAGAAGATTAATCCAAAGGCAAGAGCCAGAAGCCTTCTACCATCAATTGACCGCGAACTAGGCTTTTATGACATGGCAATTATGACGAGAGCCGGACAAGCCAAAGCTCTGGGGCTCAAGAACAAGGGTCATTTGGGCGTCGGCGCAGACGCGGACATAGCCATATACAATTTTAATCCAGAAACAACAGACTCTTCTAAAAAGTATAAGAGTTTGAGAAAAGCGTTCAAAAGAGCCGCTTACACGATTAAGGATGGAAAGATAGCGGTTAAAGATGGCGAAGTTGTGAAGCATGTTGAAGGCTCCACAATGTGGCTTGATGTGCAAACCTCCGAGCCTGTTGAGATAACAGAGAAAATGAAGCGAAGATTCAAGGAATACTGGACGGTTGAATATGAAAATTATCCAGTAACAGAGCATTATCTTGAGGTTTCTCGCCAAATAATTGTGAAGGCTGATGTTTAATGATAACGCTGTATCCAAAAAAAGAGTTTAAATTTCCAACAATCGCCGACTGCATAAACCCAGAAGTTTTCCAAAACAAAAAACTCGAAGAAATAGCACGATTGAGCATCTGGGAAGGAAACAGACAGAAAAAACTTGCAGACCTCTTCAACATTGAAGAAACCCGAACAGAAAACCCCTCTGGAAAAGAAGTCATAACTATAAAGGGTGACGTAGGCAAAGTCCGCCGAATAGGCGCAAACATGAAAGATGGAGAAATAGTCATTCACGGAAATGTAGGAATGCATATTGGCGAAGAAATGAAAGGAGGCAAAATAACTGTGTACGGCAACGCTGGCGGATGGGCAGGGTCAATGATGAAAGGAGGAACCATAGAAATTCACGGGAATACTGACGACTATTTAGGAGCTCCCTACCGCGGATGCAGCGAAGGCATGCATGGCGGAAAAATAGTTGTCTACGGCAACGTTGGAAACGAAGCTGGTGCTCACATGAGGAAGGGCATAATCAAAATTTACGGAAACGCTGGACAGTTTGCGGGCTTCCGAATGCGTGACGGAACCATATACGTCGAAAAAGATTCTGAAGGCAGAGCGGGCGCTTGCATGACAAACGGGAAAATAATTGTCGGCGGGTTTTTAGAGTCTCTTTTGCCAACTTTCACAATCGACAGCGTCAAGGACAAGGTTAAAGTTGAAGAAGGCGAAACAGCCCAGGGACCCTTTTATCTCTTCTTGGGAGACTTAACGGAAAACGGAAACGGCAAACTTTATGTCTCCAAAACCAAAAATCCACATTTAAGCCACTACGAAAGGTTTCTCTAAACTGCTAAAAGTTAAGGAGAAAAGTTTCATGAAAGAAAAGTTAAGCGTTAACCGTTTGGCATGGAAACTTCTCGAGAAACTGTGTGCAGACCCTAATCTTTATGGAGTAAAAGTTGAGGAGACAGATTCTGGAACAGTCATTGTGGACGCTGGAATAGACGCTAAAGGCGGCTTTCAAGCGGGAAAAATCGTTACTGAAATATGTATGGGCGGATGTGGAAAAGCCAAAATAACCCACATGCAATATGGCGAATTGTGGCTTCCTTCAATATTCGTTTGCACAGACCATCCAGTCATCGCCACTTTGGGTTCACAGTTTGCCGGTTGGCAGATAAAAGAAGGCGACTATTTCGCGATTGGTTCTGGACCTGGAAGAGCTTTAGCGTTAAAGCCTAAGGAAATTTATGAAAAAATAGGTTATAGGGATGATTTTGATAAGGCGATTGTGGTTTTGGAAACTGAGAAACCTCCGCCAGAATCCTTGATAAACAGGCTTGCGAAAGATTGTAAGGTTTCATCGGGAAATTTGGCAATAATTCTAACGCCAACAACGAGTATAAGTGGGTCAACGCAAGTTTCTGGGCGAATTGTTGAAACTGGAATTCACAAGCTTAGCCGAGTTGGCTTGAACCCAAACGTGATTCGTTATGCTTGGGGTTGCGCTCCCATTTCGCCTGTCCATCCAAAATTTGCTAATGCGATGGCGAGGACGAATGATGCAATTCTTTATGGTGGAATAACCTATTACGTGGTTGAGTATGAAAATGAAGAAGAATTGAAGCGAATCGTGGAAAGCGCTCCTTCCAAAGCGTCTAAAGATTATGGGAAACCTTTCATGGAAATCCTCAAAGAAGCAAACTACGACTTCTACAAAATCGAC contains:
- a CDS encoding molybdopterin dinucleotide-binding protein, with the protein product MEQKSKLYVTLLTGRTIEQGVAKERGKASSEYAESVSVCYMDPEDMKQLGIKEKTNVQVSTEYGSVVVKALKSLRAPHPGIIYIPYGPWANVVVNPETHGIGMPSFKGIPAEIEPTPNVPVLNLEGLLKKQFRKG
- a CDS encoding formylmethanofuran dehydrogenase subunit B, producing MQVVKAVTCPVCGSLCDDIELTIDSGKIVKVKNGCAMCESKFLGYCGEHRILKPLIRRNGELVKASMKEAIGKAAEILAEANYPILYGWSSTSCEATRVGLELAEEIGGVIDNTAVVCHGPSLLSVQEVGIPSCTLGQIRHRADLVIYWGSDPWSAHPRHIERYTAFSEGRFEKSEWRGYLTKLKALIGRKKIESTLRRLFLKKRPSVSAAPEGKVCPTISRAGRKLIVIDVRRTKSAEMADYFIQVEPNKDYELLQAFRSLIRDQELDVDKVAGVPVEHLEEVADAMVGCSFGALFFGVGLTMSRGKLKNIDAALSLVRDLNMRTKFIIMPMRGHFNVTGANTVSTWQSGYPYAVDFSLGYPRYNPGETSVMDVLLRRESDAALVVASDPVANFPRKAVEHLVENPLIVIDPHMNATAQMADVVFPSAFVGIEAEGTAYRMDHVPLPLKKVVEPPRGVFSDEEILRRILSEVRKIKKAKTTEEA
- a CDS encoding formylmethanofuran dehydrogenase subunit A, producing MELLIKNGFVYDPLNGVNGEKMDIAIKDGKIVDKVNERKARKIDASGMIVMPGGVDIHSHIAGSKVNAGRLLRPEDHFKDFEPKTLVTRSGVGYSIPSTFTTGYRYARMGYTTVMDPAMPPLEAKHTHEEFNDTPIIDKASYPLLGDWWFVLEYLREGKIEECARHVAWMLNATKGYAIKLVNPGGLEAWGFGHNVKGLDDQVPYFCITPREIIHGLSKVNKLLNLPHTIHVHTNNLGKPGNYVTALETMKCVEDLALENKPVIHITHCQFSAFKGDDWRTFESGAEEIANYVNAHSHVTMDMGQVIFTDTTTMTADGPFQYNLYELSGNKWVNHDVETETSSGIVPFHYKRKSYVHAVQWSIALELALLIKDPWKIFMTTDHPNGGPFIAYPKIIAWLMSKKARENTLKKINPKARARSLLPSIDRELGFYDMAIMTRAGQAKALGLKNKGHLGVGADADIAIYNFNPETTDSSKKYKSLRKAFKRAAYTIKDGKIAVKDGEVVKHVEGSTMWLDVQTSEPVEITEKMKRRFKEYWTVEYENYPVTEHYLEVSRQIIVKADV
- a CDS encoding formylmethanofuran dehydrogenase subunit C, with product MITLYPKKEFKFPTIADCINPEVFQNKKLEEIARLSIWEGNRQKKLADLFNIEETRTENPSGKEVITIKGDVGKVRRIGANMKDGEIVIHGNVGMHIGEEMKGGKITVYGNAGGWAGSMMKGGTIEIHGNTDDYLGAPYRGCSEGMHGGKIVVYGNVGNEAGAHMRKGIIKIYGNAGQFAGFRMRDGTIYVEKDSEGRAGACMTNGKIIVGGFLESLLPTFTIDSVKDKVKVEEGETAQGPFYLFLGDLTENGNGKLYVSKTKNPHLSHYERFL
- a CDS encoding methenyltetrahydromethanopterin cyclohydrolase, yielding MKEKLSVNRLAWKLLEKLCADPNLYGVKVEETDSGTVIVDAGIDAKGGFQAGKIVTEICMGGCGKAKITHMQYGELWLPSIFVCTDHPVIATLGSQFAGWQIKEGDYFAIGSGPGRALALKPKEIYEKIGYRDDFDKAIVVLETEKPPPESLINRLAKDCKVSSGNLAIILTPTTSISGSTQVSGRIVETGIHKLSRVGLNPNVIRYAWGCAPISPVHPKFANAMARTNDAILYGGITYYVVEYENEEELKRIVESAPSKASKDYGKPFMEILKEANYDFYKIDPNLFAPAIVIVNNVKTGKLFKTGEINVEILTKSLIS